The stretch of DNA CTCTGCCTCAGACGCTTTTTGCCGGAGTAAACTCCTTCGCTCTGGTGGCCGTACCGTTTTTTGTCCTCGCCGGAGACCTTCTGGCGAGAGGGGGAATTTCCGAGCGGATCGTCGCCTTCGCGGAGGCCACGCTGGGACGCATTCGAGGCGGTCTTTCCATCGTCTCGGTGGTGGCCTCCATGTTCATCGCCGCCATATCGGGCAGCGGCGCTGCGACCACGGCGGCCGTGGGATCGGCCCTGCTGCCCCAGCTCAGGGAAAAGGGCTACGACCTGGACTTCTCCGCGGCCCTCATCGCGGCGGCAGGAACCATTGGCGTCGTCATTCCGCCCAGCGTTCCCATGGTCCTCTATGCCGTCATCGTCGGCGTTCCCGTGAGCAAACTCTTCATGGCGGGCTTCATTCCTGGGGCTTTTATGGGCGGCGCCCTGATCGTCTACGCTCTCCACATCGCCCGCAAACGGGGGTATCCCGCCAGTGAAAAGGTGAGCGGCAGAGTCAAATTCAAACTCTTCATCGAAGCTCTGTGGGGTCTGATGACTCCCATTCTGATTCTGGGAGGCATTTTTTCGGGGTTCTTCACGCCCTCCGAGGCGGCGGCCGTGGCCGTGGCCTATTCCCTTTTCGTCGCCCTGTTCGTCTACAAAACTCTCGACCTGAAACAGGTCT from Synergistaceae bacterium encodes:
- a CDS encoding TRAP transporter large permease encodes the protein MGTLLIVSFLALLLLGVPIALAIGAAATLVMVLSEMPLEALPQTLFAGVNSFALVAVPFFVLAGDLLARGGISERIVAFAEATLGRIRGGLSIVSVVASMFIAAISGSGAATTAAVGSALLPQLREKGYDLDFSAALIAAAGTIGVVIPPSVPMVLYAVIVGVPVSKLFMAGFIPGAFMGGALIVYALHIARKRGYPASEKVSGRVKFKLFIEALWGLMTPILILGGIFSGFFTPSEAAAVAVAYSLFVALFVYKTLDLKQVYRLVVNAGVTSALIMFIIATAKIFGWELAFYEIPDKIARFMLGIAGNTSFTVYLMIVVMLLIAGMFMETASALIILTPIFLPTIMGLGGDLIHFGLILVVGLAIGMATPPVAIDIYVASAITGLSLEEISRTIVPMVAALILVLLLITWIPWISLVLPRLVYGSL